One window of the Clostridium sp. MB40-C1 genome contains the following:
- the argH gene encoding argininosuccinate lyase → MKLWGGRFKDSESKLMEDFNSSLSFDKKLYYEDITGSIAHVKMLTKCNILTKDECSTIVKGLQDILSDIEKGLLRIEGDYEDIHSFMEINLIKRVGDVGKKLHTARSRNDQVAVDMRLYSKKKANEVIEALKELLLTIKNLGEENPYIMPGYTHLQRAQVVTFKHHMMAYHNMFLRDEKRILNALDIMDESPLGCCALAGTTYNTDRELTAKELGFKKPVDNFMDGVSDRDYLLELLSCFSIIMVHLSRLSEEVILWSSKEFNFIQISDDFSTGSSIMPQKKNPDAAELIRGKSGRVYGDLMSLLTTMKGIPLAYNKDMQEDKEPFFDGIDTVLKCVKVMSGMLKGIKVKKDNMYKAVKKGFLNATEAADYLVNKGMAFRDAHGVIGAIVIYCEENDKAIEELDMEALKQFCTLFEEDIYEFIDYSNTLNRGIKKELL, encoded by the coding sequence ATGAAACTTTGGGGTGGAAGATTCAAGGATTCTGAAAGTAAGCTTATGGAGGATTTTAATAGCTCTTTAAGTTTTGATAAGAAATTATATTATGAAGATATTACTGGTAGCATAGCTCATGTTAAAATGCTTACTAAGTGTAATATATTAACTAAAGATGAATGCAGTACAATAGTAAAAGGACTTCAGGATATACTTTCAGATATAGAAAAAGGTTTATTAAGAATAGAAGGGGATTATGAAGATATTCATAGTTTTATGGAAATAAATCTTATAAAAAGGGTTGGAGATGTTGGTAAGAAACTTCATACAGCAAGAAGCAGAAATGATCAAGTGGCTGTAGATATGAGATTATATTCTAAAAAGAAAGCAAATGAAGTAATTGAGGCTTTGAAGGAGTTACTTTTAACTATTAAAAATCTAGGTGAAGAAAATCCATATATCATGCCAGGATATACTCATCTTCAAAGAGCACAAGTGGTAACTTTTAAACATCACATGATGGCATATCATAATATGTTTTTAAGAGATGAAAAAAGAATATTAAATGCTTTAGATATAATGGATGAAAGTCCCCTTGGATGTTGTGCTTTGGCAGGCACTACTTATAATACAGATAGAGAGCTTACGGCTAAAGAGTTAGGTTTCAAGAAACCAGTAGATAATTTTATGGATGGTGTAAGTGATAGAGATTATTTACTTGAGCTTTTGTCTTGCTTTTCTATAATAATGGTCCACCTTAGCAGATTAAGTGAAGAGGTAATTTTGTGGAGCAGTAAAGAATTTAATTTCATACAAATAAGTGATGATTTTTCAACAGGAAGTAGCATAATGCCTCAAAAGAAAAATCCAGATGCAGCTGAACTTATAAGAGGTAAAAGTGGTAGGGTTTATGGCGATTTAATGAGTTTATTAACTACTATGAAGGGGATACCTCTTGCATATAATAAAGATATGCAGGAGGATAAGGAACCTTTCTTTGATGGAATAGATACTGTATTAAAGTGTGTTAAAGTTATGAGTGGAATGTTAAAAGGTATTAAGGTTAAAAAAGATAATATGTACAAAGCTGTAAAAAAAGGATTTTTAAATGCAACTGAAGCAGCTGATTACCTTGTAAACAAGGGGATGGCTTTTAGGGATGCTCATGGAGTTATAGGTGCAATAGTTATATATTGTGAGGAAAATGATAAAGCAATAGAGGAACTAGACATGGAAGCACTTAAACAATTTTGTACTTTATTTGAAGAAGATATATATGAATTTATAGATTATAGTAACACACTAAATAGAGGAATAAAAA
- a CDS encoding argininosuccinate synthase, with protein MKDKVVLAYSGGLDTSIIIPWLKENYDLQVIACCVNVGQDEDLDGVEAKALKSGAEKAYVEDVTNEFVEEYIFKGLKANATYEGKYLLGTSFARPLIAKKLVEIAHKEGAKYICHGCTGKGNDQVRFEVGIASIDPSIQIIAPWRIWDIKSREDAIDYANANGIEVPVTKEKIYSRDRNIWHISHEGGDLENLKNEHKLDMYLMVTPPEQAKDEVTYVEIYFENGVPKKVDGKELTPVEIVQVLNKLGAENGIGVIDLLENRLVGMKSRGVYETPGGTILYEAHKELEHLTLDKDTFQFKQMISQKYGELVYNGLWFTKLKDSLDAFVDTTQQNVTGNVKLKLYKGNIMIAGMESPHALYDESISSFGASDLYDHKDAEGFIKLFGLPSKINAMINNK; from the coding sequence ATGAAAGATAAAGTTGTTTTAGCATATTCAGGAGGATTAGATACATCAATAATAATTCCATGGTTAAAGGAAAATTATGATTTACAAGTTATTGCTTGTTGTGTAAATGTTGGGCAAGATGAAGATCTTGATGGGGTAGAAGCAAAGGCATTAAAATCTGGAGCAGAAAAGGCATATGTAGAAGATGTAACAAATGAATTTGTAGAAGAATATATATTCAAAGGGCTTAAAGCAAATGCTACTTATGAAGGAAAGTATCTATTAGGAACATCTTTTGCAAGACCATTAATAGCTAAAAAATTGGTAGAGATAGCTCACAAGGAAGGAGCAAAATACATTTGTCATGGATGTACGGGAAAAGGAAATGACCAAGTTAGATTTGAAGTGGGGATAGCATCAATAGATCCATCAATACAAATAATTGCTCCTTGGAGAATTTGGGATATAAAATCAAGAGAAGATGCTATTGATTATGCAAATGCAAATGGAATAGAAGTTCCTGTAACAAAGGAAAAGATATATTCAAGAGATAGAAATATATGGCACATAAGCCACGAAGGTGGAGACTTAGAAAATTTAAAAAATGAGCATAAATTAGATATGTACCTTATGGTTACTCCACCAGAACAAGCTAAGGATGAAGTTACTTATGTAGAAATATATTTTGAAAATGGAGTGCCAAAGAAAGTAGATGGAAAAGAGTTAACTCCTGTAGAAATAGTTCAAGTGCTAAATAAATTAGGAGCTGAAAATGGTATAGGTGTTATAGATCTTCTTGAAAACAGACTTGTAGGAATGAAATCAAGAGGAGTTTATGAAACACCAGGAGGAACTATTTTATATGAAGCTCATAAGGAATTAGAACATTTAACTTTAGATAAAGATACTTTCCAATTTAAACAAATGATTTCACAAAAATATGGTGAACTAGTTTATAATGGATTATGGTTTACAAAACTTAAAGACTCTTTAGATGCTTTTGTTGATACAACTCAACAAAACGTAACAGGTAATGTAAAGCTAAAACTTTACAAAGGAAATATAATGATAGCAGGTATGGAATCACCTCATGCTTTATATGATGAGAGTATTTCATCTTTTGGAGCAAGTGATTTATATGATCATAAAGATGCAGAAGGTTTTATTAAATTATTTGGACTTCCAAGTAAAATAAATGCAATGATAAATAATAAATAA
- a CDS encoding AzlD domain-containing protein: MNKVLITILIAAIVTYLTRAVPLLLHKENKLNKFFDSFLKYIPYAALSGLLFPEILYSTGKMTTAVIGGAFASVLLLKKQNMIIVVVGTILLVYGLNLYL; encoded by the coding sequence ATGAATAAAGTACTCATAACTATATTAATTGCAGCCATAGTAACTTATCTTACAAGAGCTGTACCATTGCTTTTGCACAAAGAAAATAAATTAAATAAGTTCTTTGATTCATTTTTAAAATATATTCCATATGCTGCTTTAAGTGGACTTTTATTCCCAGAAATACTTTATTCCACTGGAAAGATGACTACAGCAGTAATTGGAGGAGCATTTGCAAGTGTATTACTTTTGAAAAAGCAAAATATGATTATTGTAGTTGTTGGTACAATATTATTGGTCTATGGATTAAATTTATATTTATAA
- a CDS encoding AzlC family ABC transporter permease has product METGVYIENKKNFKQGIKEGIPIFMGYFPIALTFGLIARASGLNGGLAVAMAFTNFSGASQFIGVSMLAQGSGIGNIILTTFMINARYLLMSFCVANKLSSSIKKKIKGLLAFGLTDEVFVVSMTKDELEPSFMFGVQFISHIGWVGGTLTGVILANILPKSISSSIGIAIYIMFLGLLLPAIKGSMKIATVSIIAMIISSIIYWVPFLNKICGNWRIVITIVLASLIGAKFIPMEEGVCNE; this is encoded by the coding sequence ATGGAGACAGGGGTTTATATTGAAAATAAAAAAAATTTTAAACAAGGAATAAAAGAAGGAATTCCTATATTTATGGGGTATTTTCCTATAGCTTTAACTTTTGGATTAATTGCAAGAGCTTCTGGTTTGAATGGTGGACTAGCAGTAGCGATGGCTTTTACTAATTTTTCAGGAGCTTCACAATTTATTGGAGTTAGTATGCTAGCTCAAGGTAGCGGAATAGGTAATATAATTTTAACTACTTTTATGATTAATGCTAGATATTTACTCATGTCTTTTTGTGTTGCAAATAAATTAAGTAGTTCTATTAAAAAGAAGATAAAAGGCTTATTAGCTTTTGGACTTACAGATGAAGTCTTTGTAGTATCTATGACAAAGGATGAATTGGAACCATCTTTTATGTTTGGAGTACAATTTATTTCTCATATAGGATGGGTAGGAGGAACGTTAACAGGAGTAATTTTAGCTAATATACTACCTAAATCAATCTCTAGTAGTATTGGCATTGCAATTTATATTATGTTTTTAGGATTACTTTTGCCTGCGATTAAGGGATCAATGAAAATAGCTACGGTTTCAATTATTGCTATGATTATAAGTTCTATTATATATTGGGTTCCATTTTTAAATAAGATTTGTGGTAATTGGAGAATAGTTATAACAATAGTATTAGCGTCTCTCATAGGTGCAAAATTTATTCCAATGGAAGAAGGTGTATGTAATGAATAA